Proteins found in one Mustela lutreola isolate mMusLut2 chromosome 12, mMusLut2.pri, whole genome shotgun sequence genomic segment:
- the CLIC3 gene encoding chloride intracellular channel protein 3 isoform X2, which produces MLLLLKGVPFTLTTVDTRRSLDVLKDFAPGSQLPILLYDGDAKTDTLQIEEFLEETLGPPEFPSLAPRYGESSTAGNDVFHRFSAFIKNPVPTQDDALYQMLLRALTRLDGYLRTPLGHERAQEPQLRESRRRFLDGDELTLADCSLLPKLHIVDTVCTHFRGAPIPAELRGVRRYLDSARQVKEFKYTCPSSAEILAAYRMAVRPR; this is translated from the exons ATGCTCCTGCTTCTCAAGGGCGTGCCCTTCACCCTGACCACCGTGGACACTCGCAG GTCCCTGGATGTGCTTAAGGACTTTGCCCCTGGCTCGCAGCTGCCCATCCTTCTCTATGACGGCGACGCCAAAACAGACACACTGCAGATCGAGGAGTTTCTGGAGGAGACGTTGGGGCCCCCTGA ATTCCCCAGCCTGGCGCCCCGCTACGGGGAGTCCTCCACGGCCGGCAACGACGTCTTTCACAGGTTCTCGGCCTTCATCAAGAACCCGGTGCCCACGCAGGACGATG ccctgtACCAGATGCTGTTGCGAGCGCTCACCAGGCTGGACGGCTACCTGCGCACGCCCCTGGGGCACGAGCGCGCGCAGGAACCCCAGCTCCGCGAGTCGCGCCGCCGCTTCCTGGACGGCGACGAGCTCACGCTGGCTGACTGCAGCCTGCTGCCCAAGCTGCACATCGTGGAC ACGGTGTGCACGCACTTCCGCGGAGCGCCCATACCGGCCGAGCTGCGCGGCGTCCGCCGCTACCTGGACAGCGCGCGGCAAGTGAAGGAGTTCAAGTACACGTGTCCGTCCAGCGCTGAGATCCTTGCGGCCTACCGGATGGCCGTGCGTCCCCGCTAA
- the CLIC3 gene encoding chloride intracellular channel protein 3 isoform X1, which produces MAETAKLQLFVKASEDGESVGPCPSCQRLFMLLLLKGVPFTLTTVDTRRSLDVLKDFAPGSQLPILLYDGDAKTDTLQIEEFLEETLGPPEFPSLAPRYGESSTAGNDVFHRFSAFIKNPVPTQDDALYQMLLRALTRLDGYLRTPLGHERAQEPQLRESRRRFLDGDELTLADCSLLPKLHIVDTVCTHFRGAPIPAELRGVRRYLDSARQVKEFKYTCPSSAEILAAYRMAVRPR; this is translated from the exons ATGGCGGAGACTGCCAAGCTCCAGCTGTTTGTTAAG GCCAGCGAGGACGGGGAGAGTGTGGGACCCTGCCCTTCTTGCCAGCGGCTCTTCATGCTCCTGCTTCTCAAGGGCGTGCCCTTCACCCTGACCACCGTGGACACTCGCAG GTCCCTGGATGTGCTTAAGGACTTTGCCCCTGGCTCGCAGCTGCCCATCCTTCTCTATGACGGCGACGCCAAAACAGACACACTGCAGATCGAGGAGTTTCTGGAGGAGACGTTGGGGCCCCCTGA ATTCCCCAGCCTGGCGCCCCGCTACGGGGAGTCCTCCACGGCCGGCAACGACGTCTTTCACAGGTTCTCGGCCTTCATCAAGAACCCGGTGCCCACGCAGGACGATG ccctgtACCAGATGCTGTTGCGAGCGCTCACCAGGCTGGACGGCTACCTGCGCACGCCCCTGGGGCACGAGCGCGCGCAGGAACCCCAGCTCCGCGAGTCGCGCCGCCGCTTCCTGGACGGCGACGAGCTCACGCTGGCTGACTGCAGCCTGCTGCCCAAGCTGCACATCGTGGAC ACGGTGTGCACGCACTTCCGCGGAGCGCCCATACCGGCCGAGCTGCGCGGCGTCCGCCGCTACCTGGACAGCGCGCGGCAAGTGAAGGAGTTCAAGTACACGTGTCCGTCCAGCGCTGAGATCCTTGCGGCCTACCGGATGGCCGTGCGTCCCCGCTAA